From Vitis vinifera cultivar Pinot Noir 40024 chromosome 14, ASM3070453v1, a single genomic window includes:
- the LOC100252646 gene encoding mavicyanin, with protein sequence MEGLYRVLSALVVVGLLTNKALATQHVVGGSQGWDESSDYSKWASGQTFEVGDQLVFKYTPGLHSVVELPNESAYKNCDVGSALNSMNSGNNVVKLSKAGTRYFACGTIGHCDQGMKLKVSTVSADASSSPGSTPPSSSSSSSSSPTSTSAASASFPFASMLPMASLLAISMLSMF encoded by the exons ATGGAAGGTCTGTACCGAGTTTTATCGGCTTTGGTTGTTGTAGGTTTGCTCACAAATAAAGCCTTGGCAACACAACATGTGGTTGGAGGAAGCCAGGGTTGGGATGAATCATCAGATTATAGCAAATGGGCATCTGGTCAAACATTCGAGGTTGGCGATCAACTTG TTTTCAAGTATACTCCTGGCCTGCACAGCGTGGTCGAACTCCCCAACGAAAGCGCATACAAAAACTGTGATGTAGGCAGCGCATTAAACTCCATGAACAGCGGTAACAATGTGGTGAAGTTGTCCAAGGCCGGCACACGCTACTTCGCCTGTGGAACCATAGGCCACTGTGACCAGGGTATGAAGCTAAAGGTTTCAACCGTCTCCGCTGATGCATCCTCTTCCCCAGGATCAACtcccccttcttcttcttcctcttcctcttcttcgCCTACATCGACTTCTGCAGCTTCTGCTTCCTTCCCCTTTGCTTCCATGCTTCCCATGGCTTCACTTCTAGCCATCTCTATGCTTTCCATGTTCTAA
- the LOC100249266 gene encoding triacylglycerol lipase 2: MARRCFLGFLVFCFWLGLTSCARSPPPTGLCAASVTPQGYKCQEFEVKTQDGYILSMQRIPKGRAGGGGNKQPVLIQHGVMVDGMTWFLNPPDQSLPFILADAGFDVWIANTRGTRYSRRHTTLDPSKSEFWNWTWDELVTSDLPATFDFVFSQTGQKIHYVGHSMGTLIALASFSEGRLVDKLKSAALLSPIAYLSHMTTALGVVAAKAFVGEITTLMGVAEFNPKGEAVGKFLKVLCATPGIDCYDLLKSLTGKNCCLNVSTVDLFVKNEPQSTSTKNMVHLAQTVREGVVAKYNYGSADFNMMHYGEASPPIYNLSNIPHNLPLFLSYGGQDALSDPRDVGLLLDSLKLHDGDKLTVQFIKDYAHADFIMGVTAKDIVYTAIVAFFNRQ, from the exons ATGGCTCGCCGCTGCTTTCtgggttttcttgttttttgctTCTGGCTTGGCCTAACCAGCTGTGCCAGGTCTCCCCCACCTACTGGCTTGTGTGCAGCCTCCGTTACTCCGCAGGGTTACAAGTGCCAGGAGTTTGAA gTGAAAACCCAAGATGGGTACATACTCAGCATGCAGAGAATCCCTAAGGGTCGTGCAGGAGGTGGTGGGAATAAGCAGCCAGTGCTGATTCAACATGGGGTCATGGTG GATGGCATGACATGGTTTCTGAATCCTCCAGACCAAAGTCTACCTTTCATATTAGCTGATGCTGGGTTCGATGTGTGGATTGCCAACACTAGAGGCACCAGATACAGCAGACGCCATACAACCCTTGATCCCAGTAAATCG GAATTCTGGAACTGGACATGGGATGAACTTGTAACCTCTGATCTACCTGCTACTTTTGATTTTGTGTTCAGCCAAACAGGGCAGAAGATTCATTATGTGGGCCATTCCATG GGAACTTTGATAGCTTTGGCATCTTTCTCAGAGGGGAGACTGGTGGACAAGCTGAAATCAGCAGCCTTGTTAAGCCCTATAGCATATTTGAGCCACATGACGACAGCACTAGGTGTCGTGGCTGCCAAAGCCTTTGTGGGTGAG ATTACTACTCTAATGGGAGTTGCAGAGTTCAACCCAAAAGG TGAGGCTGTGGGCAAATTTCTCAAGGTACTGTGTGCTACTCCTGGGATCGATTGCTATGACTTGCTGAAATCACTTACAG GCAAAAATTGCTGTCTCAATGTTTCGACTGTTGATCTTTTCGTGAAGAATGAGCCTCAATCAACATCAACTAAGAACATGGTGCATTTGGCTCAAA CTGTACGAGAAGGGGTCGTAGCAAAATACAACTATGGGAGTGCTGACTTCAATATGATGCATTATGGGGAAGCCAGTCCCCCAATCTATAATCTCTCCAACATTCCTCATAATCTTCCTCTCTTTCTCAGCTATGGAGGCCAGGATGCACTCTCTGACCCACGAGACGTGGGGCTTTTGCTTGACAGTCTTAAGCTTCATGATGGAGACAAGCTCACTGTTCAGTTCATCAAGGATTATGCTCATGCCGATTTCATAATGGGGGTAACTGCCAAGGATATAGTGTATACTGCAATTGTTGCATTTTTCAATCGTCAATGA
- the LOC100247546 gene encoding uncharacterized protein At3g27210, with the protein MGSCVSVHRNPHSAMKLKVSFGSKADKLVIPSPIKDHPSIAEPPIGGLSHKAQWSPSQPITPFRDFGSKEEIFFDSQPWLESDSDDFHSVNGDFTPSRGNTPVHPNVSIGTPHANKAPFENRVPASIPTPSPTGRKKKLAELFEESIRNDMDGNDENILGKQNMSNGKMEVKRTILDFPPESANGTPLASGPNSVCSGGRTPNGDFKSEKEKPLRSTQCCLPSLRLNRSFNERKKKMSPAVAVNDKP; encoded by the exons ATGGGTTCTTGTGTTTCAGTCCATAGAAATCCACACTCCGCCATGAAACTCAAGGTCTCATTTGGGTCTAAGGCTGACAAGCTCGTCATCCCTTCCCCCATCAAGGACCATCCCTCCATTGCTGAACCTCCGATCGGCGGACTTTCTCACAAGGCTCAGTGGTCTCCTTCTCAGCCAATCACCCCCTTCCGTGACTTTG GCAGTAAAGAGGAGATATTTTTCGATTCCCAACCTTGGCTAGAGTCAGACTCTGATGATTTCCACAGTGTCAATGGTG ATTTTACACCATCTCGTGGCAATACTCCAGTCCATCCAAATGTCTCCATAGGAACTCCTCACGCCAATAAAGCCCCTTTTGAGAACAGAGTGCCTGCTTCTATACCTACACCATCCCCAACAGGAAGGAAAAAGAAGCTTGCTGAACTTTTTGAAGAGAGCATCAGAAATGACATGGATggtaatgatgaaaatattttaggaaaGCAAAATATGTCCAATGGAAAGATGGAAGTTAAGCGAACTATACTTGACTTCCCTCCTGAATCTGCAAATGGTACCCCCCTTGCCTCTGGTCCCAACTCTGTCTGTAGTGGTGGAAGAACTCCAAATGGTGATTTCAAATCTGAGAAGGAGAAACCCCTTAGGTCTACACAATGTTGCCTTCCGAGCTTGCGTTTAAACCGAAGCTTTAacgagaggaagaagaagatgagcCCTGCTGTTGCTGTAAATGATAAACCTTGA